In Euphorbia lathyris chromosome 9, ddEupLath1.1, whole genome shotgun sequence, the following are encoded in one genomic region:
- the LOC136205457 gene encoding retrovirus-related Pol polyprotein from transposon TNT 1-94 isoform X1, with product MIGLDRISSGISKFDGTDFSFWRLQIIDYLYSKKLRLPLSKVKPADMSQEDWELLDRQVLGVIRLTLTRNVAHNVAETKSTTEMMRLLSDMYEKPSANNKVHLMKKLFNLRMGDNASVAEHINEFNTIVTQLMSVDITFDDEVHALILLASLPNNWEPMRAAVSNSVGKGKLSFSDVRDRILAEEVRRIDSGEGTSTSSALNVENRGRSKERNSNRGRGRSKSRNGRSKSRNGWKLECWNCGKPGHVKAKCGLPKKEDNKKATNVVADEVQDVLLLSIDCSIESWILDSGASFHTTSNREIMENYSIGNYGKVYLADGEPLEIVGIGDVRLKLENGTVWKINQVRHVHKLTKNLISVGQLDEAGHNVHFTNGSWKVSKGAIVVARGNKTGTLYMTTNCKDTLEAIDAGVNSSLWHCRLGHMSEKGMKLMLSKGKLPDLKGVEHCICESCIFGKQKKVSFLNGGRKPRETKLELVHTDVWGPSPVPSLGGSKYYVTFIDDSSRKV from the coding sequence ATGATAGGGTTAGACAGAATAAGTTctggaataagcaagtttgatggaactgacTTTTCATTTTGGAGATTACAGATTATAGACTATCTATATAGCAAAAAGCTGCGCTTGCCGCTTTCAAAAGTGAAACCAGCAGACATGAGCCAAGAGGATTGGGAACTTCTCGATCGACAAGTGTTGGGCGTAATTAGATTGACGCTAACACGGAATGTCGCTCATAACGTAGCAGAAACCAAGTCAACAACCGAAATGATGAGACTTTTATCAGATATGTACGAGAAGCCTTCCGCAAATAACAAGGTACATCTGATGAAAAAGTTATTCAATTTAAGAATGGGTGATAATGCCTCAGTTGCAGAACATATAAATGAGTTCAATACCATTGTTACTCAACTAATGTCTGTTGATATTACCTTTGATGATGAGGTACATGCTTTAATTCTTTTGGCTTCATTACCTAATAATTGGGAGCCTATGAGGGCTGCGGTTAGTAATTCTGTTGGCAAGGGAAAATTGTCATTTAGTGATGTCAGGGATCGAATTCTTGCTGAAGAAGTGCGAAGGATTGATTCCGGTGAAGGTACATCGACAAGTTCTGCCTTAAATGTTGAAAATAGAGGTAGAAGCAAAGAAAGGAATTCTAATCGAGGACGAGGTAGATCGAAGTCAAGGAATGGTAGATCCAAATCAAGAAATGGATGGAAATTGGAGTGCTGGAATTGTGGAAAGCCCGGACATGTGAAGGCTAAATGCGGACTTCCAAAGAAGGAAGACAATAAGAAAGCTACAAATGTTGTAGCTGATGAGGTACAAGATGTCTTACTTTTATCTATTGATTGTTCTATTGAATCTTGGATATTAGATTCAGGTGCTTCTTTTCATACGACATCAAACCGTGAAATCATGGAGAACTATTCAATTGGAAACTACGGGAAGGTGTATCTCGCAGATGGTGAGCCATTGGAGATAGTCGGAATAGGTGATGTTCGTTTGAAGTTAGAAAATGGAACGGTGTGGAAAATCAACCAAGTAAGACATGTGCATAAGTTAACAAAGAACCTTATTTCAGTTGGACAGCTTGATGAAGCAGGTCACAATGTGCACTTTACTAATGGATCTTGGAAAGTCAGCAAAGGAGCAATTGTTGTTGCTCGAGGTAATAAAACTGGTACTTTATACATGACCACTAATTGCAAAGATACTCTGGAAGCTATTGATGCAGGTGTAAACTCAAGTCTATGGCACTGTAGACTTGGTCACATGAGTGAGAAAGGGATGAAGTTGATGCTATCAAAAGGTAAACTCCCTGACTTGAAAGGTGTAGAACATTGCATATGTGAAAGCTGCATCTTTGGCAAACAGAAAAAAGTGAGTTTCTTGAATGGTGGAAGAAAGCCTAGAGAAACAAAGTTGGAGCTGGTTCACACGGACGTTTGGGGGCCATCTCCTGTGCCATCCCTTGGAGGTTCAAAATACTATGTTACATTCATAGATGACTCAAGCAGAAAGGTATGA
- the LOC136205457 gene encoding retrovirus-related Pol polyprotein from transposon TNT 1-94 isoform X2, producing the protein MIGLDRISSGISKFDGTDFSFWRLQIIDYLYSKKLRLPLSKVKPADMSQEDWELLDRQVLGVIRLTLTRNVAHNVAETKSTTEMMRLLSDMYEKPSANNKVHLMKKLFNLRMGDNASVAEHINEFNTIVTQLMSVDITFDDEVHALILLASLPNNWEPMRAAVSNSVGKGKLSFSDVRDRILAEEVRRIDSGEGTSTSSALNVENRGRSKERNSNRGRGRSKSRNGRSKSRNGWKLECWNCGKPGHVKAKCGLPKKEDNKKATNVVADEVQDVLLLSIDCSIESWILDSGASFHTTSNREIMENYSIGNYGKVYLADGEPLEIVGIGDVRLKLENGTVWKINQVRHVHKLTKNLISVGQLDEAGHNVHFTNGSWKVSKGAIVVARGNKTGTLYMTTNCKDTLEAIDAGVNSSLWHCRLGHMSEKGMKLMLSKGKLPDLKGVEHCICESCIFGKQKKVSFLNGGRKPRETKLELVHTDVWGPSPVPSLGGNGKL; encoded by the exons ATGATAGGGTTAGACAGAATAAGTTctggaataagcaagtttgatggaactgacTTTTCATTTTGGAGATTACAGATTATAGACTATCTATATAGCAAAAAGCTGCGCTTGCCGCTTTCAAAAGTGAAACCAGCAGACATGAGCCAAGAGGATTGGGAACTTCTCGATCGACAAGTGTTGGGCGTAATTAGATTGACGCTAACACGGAATGTCGCTCATAACGTAGCAGAAACCAAGTCAACAACCGAAATGATGAGACTTTTATCAGATATGTACGAGAAGCCTTCCGCAAATAACAAGGTACATCTGATGAAAAAGTTATTCAATTTAAGAATGGGTGATAATGCCTCAGTTGCAGAACATATAAATGAGTTCAATACCATTGTTACTCAACTAATGTCTGTTGATATTACCTTTGATGATGAGGTACATGCTTTAATTCTTTTGGCTTCATTACCTAATAATTGGGAGCCTATGAGGGCTGCGGTTAGTAATTCTGTTGGCAAGGGAAAATTGTCATTTAGTGATGTCAGGGATCGAATTCTTGCTGAAGAAGTGCGAAGGATTGATTCCGGTGAAGGTACATCGACAAGTTCTGCCTTAAATGTTGAAAATAGAGGTAGAAGCAAAGAAAGGAATTCTAATCGAGGACGAGGTAGATCGAAGTCAAGGAATGGTAGATCCAAATCAAGAAATGGATGGAAATTGGAGTGCTGGAATTGTGGAAAGCCCGGACATGTGAAGGCTAAATGCGGACTTCCAAAGAAGGAAGACAATAAGAAAGCTACAAATGTTGTAGCTGATGAGGTACAAGATGTCTTACTTTTATCTATTGATTGTTCTATTGAATCTTGGATATTAGATTCAGGTGCTTCTTTTCATACGACATCAAACCGTGAAATCATGGAGAACTATTCAATTGGAAACTACGGGAAGGTGTATCTCGCAGATGGTGAGCCATTGGAGATAGTCGGAATAGGTGATGTTCGTTTGAAGTTAGAAAATGGAACGGTGTGGAAAATCAACCAAGTAAGACATGTGCATAAGTTAACAAAGAACCTTATTTCAGTTGGACAGCTTGATGAAGCAGGTCACAATGTGCACTTTACTAATGGATCTTGGAAAGTCAGCAAAGGAGCAATTGTTGTTGCTCGAGGTAATAAAACTGGTACTTTATACATGACCACTAATTGCAAAGATACTCTGGAAGCTATTGATGCAGGTGTAAACTCAAGTCTATGGCACTGTAGACTTGGTCACATGAGTGAGAAAGGGATGAAGTTGATGCTATCAAAAGGTAAACTCCCTGACTTGAAAGGTGTAGAACATTGCATATGTGAAAGCTGCATCTTTGGCAAACAGAAAAAAGTGAGTTTCTTGAATGGTGGAAGAAAGCCTAGAGAAACAAAGTTGGAGCTGGTTCACACGGACGTTTGGGGGCCATCTCCTGTGCCATCCCTTGGAG GAAATGGAAAGCTTTAG
- the LOC136206278 gene encoding uncharacterized protein, with protein MKPRTTGGPRGQKGQNFQVEGPNWILIAGGALLSTLSIRLGYKLKQTLDSRQQGNASSSLKGKEKPSERRRTGVCHMHSNMYSFTQDEDGCFNCISGNEGIADLKHQSSDQMLSESDVALPLVTVPGPEFTKENGVMWVSSPDRLELPPKPFHHSNCSDSPCVSESGSDIFSKREVIQKLRQQLKRRDDMIMEMQDQILELQNSLNAQVAHSTNLQSQFDAASRDLFDSEREIQRLRKAIADHCVNHVAVNEKPSTSPIWASEVANGHANGYLEGNNGFALSEKGGRGDGERIDMLKREVGELKEVIDGKEYLLQSYKEQKAELSMKVKELQQRLDCQLPNIL; from the exons ATGAAACCAAGAACTACTGGTGGTCCTAGAGGTCAGAAGGGACAAAATTTTCAGGTTGAGGGGCCAAACTGGATACTCATCGCAGGTGGTGCTTTGTTAAGTACTCTATCTATTCGCCTAGGGTACAAGCTGAAGCAGACACTCGATTCAAGGCAACAGGGAAATGCTTCTAGTAGTCTGAAAG GGAAGGAGAAGCCATCTGAAAGGAGGAGGACGGGAGTTTGCCATATGCATTCAAACATGTACTCCTTTACTCAAGATGAAGACGGTTGCTTCAACTGCATATCAG GGAATGAAGGCATTGCAGATTTGAAGCACCAGTCTAGTGATCAGATGCTGTCTGAATCTGACGTTGCTCTTCCTTTGGTCACAGTTCCTGGTCCAGAATtcaccaaagagaatggtgttATGTGGGTATCATCTCCTGATCGGCTTGAGTTACCTCCAAAGCCATTCCACCATTCAAATTGCTCCGACTCACCGTGTGTCTCAGAATCTGGCTCTGACATCTTCAGCAAGCGAGAAGTGATACAAAAGTTGAGGCAGCAATTAAAGAGAAGAGATGACATGATAATGGAGATGCAGGATCAGATTTTGGAGTTGCAAAATTCCCTCAATGCTCAGGTGGCACATTCGACAAATTTGCAATCACAGTTTGATGCGGCTAGCAGAGATTTGTTTGATTCTGAGAGAGAAATTCAGCGTCTGAGGAAGGCAATTGCTGATCACTGTGTGAACCATGTCGCTGTGAATGAAAAACCGTCAACATCGCCAATATGGGCATCTGAGGTGGCAAATGGTCATGCAAATGGGTATTTGGAAGGCAACAACGGTTTTGCCTTGTCAGAAAAGGGTGGTAGGGGAGATGGAGAGAGGATTGACATGCTGAAAAGGGAAGTAGGAGAATTGAAGGAAGTAATAGACGGAAAAGAGTACTTGTTGCAGAGCTACAAGGAGCAGAAGGCAGAGCTGTCAATGAAGGTTAAGGAATTGCAGCAGAGACTGGATTGTCAGCTCCCTAATATTTTGTAG